In Geotalea uraniireducens, one genomic interval encodes:
- a CDS encoding tetratricopeptide repeat protein: MKSSRKVVVATALIVALISLLVYLRALDCGFVNWDDQIYILNNVDIRGLDRKFFVWAFTDTATGWWMPLTWLSFAVDYHFWGLDPFGYHLTNILLHAVNGGLVVLLADRLLAGAAGSGEQGPAPARWRYPALLLLAGLVWGLHPLRVESVAWATERKDVLNGAFALGAAIFYLHYAQLVDVPGRRRTAVHAYLASLVLFGCSLMAKPVSVVIPILFLVADWAPLGRLRRGGVLALVREKVPYFALAAAMATLTLAVAEQDNVLLNLTLGQRIAVSGNAVFEYCRLTLWPVGIIPLYFIPDPIPVAYTVKTVIVAGAACCCVYAGIKRPWLLATGLCFVIPLLPVMAFTQNGIQAFAARFTYLPAVVPSIVAAAGVGKVCAGGAGRAKRLPVAGLAVALLFFYGAMTVRLIDVWHDSGTMWSRVIAFQPFDRAYFYRALFRVDNGDYSAAVDDYTACLEIALREGLPEAFNLYAFRGEAFLRWGKYDEAVRDFSAAIASAAQPLYYYNRGVALRKLGRLAEAAADFRRAGKAKGQIEWFDRESGGQNKPVGAGN; this comes from the coding sequence ATGAAGTCATCCCGCAAGGTCGTCGTCGCCACTGCTCTGATCGTTGCGTTGATCTCCCTGCTGGTCTACCTGCGGGCGCTTGACTGCGGATTCGTCAACTGGGACGATCAGATCTACATCCTGAACAATGTCGACATCAGGGGCCTGGACCGGAAGTTCTTCGTCTGGGCCTTTACCGATACCGCCACCGGCTGGTGGATGCCTCTCACCTGGCTTTCCTTTGCCGTCGATTATCATTTCTGGGGCCTGGACCCCTTCGGTTATCACCTGACCAATATCCTGCTGCATGCCGTGAACGGGGGGCTGGTGGTGCTTCTGGCAGATCGGCTGCTGGCGGGCGCGGCGGGGAGCGGGGAGCAGGGACCGGCCCCGGCGCGTTGGCGGTATCCGGCACTGCTTCTGCTGGCGGGGCTTGTGTGGGGCCTGCATCCGCTGCGGGTAGAGTCGGTCGCCTGGGCCACGGAGCGGAAAGATGTCCTGAACGGGGCGTTTGCCCTCGGCGCGGCAATTTTCTACCTGCACTATGCGCAGCTGGTCGACGTGCCAGGCAGGCGGCGAACGGCCGTTCATGCGTACCTGGCGTCCCTCGTGCTGTTCGGCTGCTCGCTGATGGCCAAGCCGGTGAGCGTGGTCATCCCGATACTCTTTTTGGTTGCCGACTGGGCTCCCCTGGGACGGCTGCGGCGGGGGGGCGTGCTGGCCCTGGTGCGCGAAAAAGTCCCTTACTTCGCGCTGGCGGCGGCAATGGCGACGCTCACCCTGGCCGTGGCGGAGCAGGATAACGTCCTGCTCAACCTGACCCTTGGCCAGCGGATCGCCGTGTCCGGCAATGCCGTCTTCGAGTACTGTCGGCTGACGCTCTGGCCGGTCGGCATCATTCCCCTCTACTTCATTCCGGACCCGATTCCGGTCGCCTACACGGTAAAAACGGTGATCGTCGCCGGCGCCGCCTGCTGCTGCGTCTATGCCGGCATAAAGCGCCCCTGGCTCCTGGCGACCGGGCTCTGCTTCGTCATCCCGCTCCTGCCGGTGATGGCCTTCACCCAGAATGGCATCCAGGCCTTTGCGGCACGCTTCACCTACCTGCCGGCGGTGGTGCCGAGCATCGTGGCGGCGGCTGGCGTGGGGAAGGTGTGTGCAGGGGGCGCCGGCCGGGCGAAGCGCCTGCCGGTTGCCGGCCTGGCCGTGGCGCTCCTCTTCTTCTACGGGGCGATGACGGTGCGCCTGATCGACGTCTGGCACGATTCCGGCACGATGTGGTCACGGGTTATTGCCTTTCAGCCCTTTGATCGGGCATACTTCTACCGGGCGCTGTTTCGCGTCGATAACGGCGACTACTCCGCCGCCGTCGACGATTACACGGCCTGCCTGGAGATCGCGCTGCGCGAGGGGCTGCCCGAGGCGTTCAATCTGTATGCCTTCCGCGGCGAAGCGTTCCTCCGCTGGGGAAAGTATGATGAGGCGGTGCGGGACTTCTCCGCCGCCATCGCCAGCGCCGCGCAGCCGCTCTATTATTACAACCGGGGGGTCGCCTTGCGGAAGCTGGGGCGGCTGGCCGAGGCCGCGGCGGATTTCCGGCGGGCGGGGAAGGCGAAGGGGCAGATCGAGTGGTTTGACCG